In Ascaphus truei isolate aAscTru1 chromosome 7, aAscTru1.hap1, whole genome shotgun sequence, one genomic interval encodes:
- the SYCN gene encoding syncollin, producing MRALCLCLLPLLLSNSLGLCPLPADLKDNEGNKLCARLYEDSNAYYEQCCGGEFLDIRIGDDVPYIPFKWNNRVSSLVVAPRCELTVWSKKPKEGVTRKFTSGAHPRLQEVKRGLFGTWDDSISSYYCKCS from the coding sequence ATGAgagccctgtgtctctgcctcctgcCCCTGCTACTCTCCAACTCACTGGGGCTGTGCCCCCTACCAGCTGACCTCAAAGACAATGAAGGCAACAAGCTGTGTGCCCGTCTATATGAGGACAGCAACGCCTACTATGAACAGTGCTGTGGGGGTGAGTTCCTGGATATCAGAATAGGTGACGATGTCCCCTACATCCCCTTCAAGTGGAACAACCGTGTCTCCTCTCTGGTTGTGGCCCCCCGGTGTGAACTGACTGTCTGGTCCAAGAAGCCTAAGGAGGGTGTCACTCGCAAGTTCACCAGCGGAGCCCACCCCCGGCTCCAGGAGGTGAAGAGGGGGCTTTTTGGGACCTGGGATGACTCCATCTCGTCCTACTACTGCAAGTGTTCTTAG